The genomic interval GGCCGCACAGACGTGGGCCGGTCGTGGGCGCGGTCGCACTCGGGCCACCTCGCGGGCTCCGACCAGGTCACCGACGCGGCCTTCCGCCAGTACGGCGTCACCCGGGTCGACACGCTCGACGAGCTCGCCGACGTGTCGATGCTGCTCGCGCGCGCCACCCCGCCCCGTGGTAACGGGCTCGCCATCTACTCGATCTCCGGCGGCACCGGGGCCCACGCCGCGGACCTCGCGGCCGCCCGCGGCCTCGAGCTCCCGGAGCTGTCGGAGCCGACCCAGGGACGACTGCACGAGCTCATCGCGCCCTTCCTCCGCGTGTCCAACCCCGTCGACAGCGGTGGCCACCCCACCGGGGACGAGCGTGGTCCCCGCATCCTCGAAGCGATCCTCGCCGACCCCGCCGTGTCGCTGCTGCTCGTGCCGATCCCCGGTGCGGTCCCTCCCATCTCGGAGAAGTTCGCACAGGACCTCGTCGATGCGGCTCGCGGCACCGACAAGCCGATCTGCGTCGTGTGGGGTTCCCCCGTCGGAACCGAACCGGCCTACCGCGACATCCTCCTGCCCAGCGGCCTGCCGGTCTTCCGCTCGCTCGGCAACGCGCTCACCGCGATCCGCGCGTACTTCGCCTGGCACCGCTTCCGGTCGAGCTACGTCTCCGCTCTGCCGCCCCGCGCCCCGCACGACGCCCGCGCGGCCGTGGCGCGCGAGGTCATCGGCGACGGCGGGGCGCTCAGCGAGGTCACGGCGAAGCGTTTGGTCAACGGCTACGGCATCGTGATGCCGCGCGAGGAGCTGTGCAGCTCCTCCGACGAGGCGGTCGCGGCGGCAGCCGAGATCGGCTACCCGGTCGTGATGAAGGTTGTGTCGCCACACCTGCAGCACAAGACCGACCTCGGGCTCGTCGCCCTCGGCGTCCTCGACGAGCGGGGCGTGCGGGACACCTACGACCGGCTGCTCGGCGCGGTGACGGGCCACGTCCCGCCCGACTCGATCGAGGGCGTCCTCGTGGCCGAGCAGCTCAGCGGCGGGACCGAGACCATCCTCGGCCTCGTCCGCGACGAGCTGTTCGGGCCGACGGTCGTGTTCGGGATCGGCGGGGTGGCGGTCGAGGTGTACCGCGACGTCACCTTCCGGGTCGTGCCCTTCACCCGCGCCGAGGCCGAGCGGATGGTCCGCGAGGTGCGCGGGCTGCCG from Actinomycetota bacterium carries:
- a CDS encoding acetate--CoA ligase family protein, which encodes MCLTGEPDAPRSGVRGYSWASSANLTHRQVLRRRRARRAGSGGGGVEARVADLDRFFTPRVVAVIGATDDPDSPAWMSWDQIRRWGEAHGAQVIPINPGRERVDDLTAYGSILDVPGEVDLVAILISKPEAVLPEIIEKKARFAVLFSAGFAETGDEGEARQRAIVEMLAGTDLRLLGPNTTLNAFQDFSPDVGGGKRVGLITQSGHQGRPLYQAQELGLGLKAWAPTGNEADLEAADFLRWFADQDDVGAVAAYIEGFKDGGALLRALDHAAARAVPFVCVKVGRTDVGRSWARSHSGHLAGSDQVTDAAFRQYGVTRVDTLDELADVSMLLARATPPRGNGLAIYSISGGTGAHAADLAAARGLELPELSEPTQGRLHELIAPFLRVSNPVDSGGHPTGDERGPRILEAILADPAVSLLLVPIPGAVPPISEKFAQDLVDAARGTDKPICVVWGSPVGTEPAYRDILLPSGLPVFRSLGNALTAIRAYFAWHRFRSSYVSALPPRAPHDARAAVAREVIGDGGALSEVTAKRLVNGYGIVMPREELCSSSDEAVAAAAEIGYPVVMKVVSPHLQHKTDLGLVALGVLDERGVRDTYDRLLGAVTGHVPPDSIEGVLVAEQLSGGTETILGLVRDELFGPTVVFGIGGVAVEVYRDVTFRVVPFTRAEAERMVREVRGLPLLTGARGRPAADLDALVDAVMAVQDLALDLGDDLVELDLNPLLARPDGVVALDALAVVRSASED